From the Deltaproteobacteria bacterium genome, one window contains:
- a CDS encoding zinc-binding dehydrogenase, producing the protein MRGVMFNGNRECEIREFPDPHAGPGQAVVKIRASGMCGTDLHRYRGTVAIDAITGHEPCGVIAELGAGAPAGLAVGDRVVVHHYEGCGICEICSMGFEQACPHGHVTFGGVDAHGANADYILVPSRLLIHLPEELSFEAGAAISCGTGTAWNGLKKIHIAGGDVVSIFGQGPVGLSGTMCAKYMGAKVIAVDVVPERLELARRYGADHVINAKDTDPVEAIKELTGGLGSTAALETSGNPECRSQILKAMRTFGRCCYVGMGAPSTINFRDDVIFKVATIIGSWTFNKSELIEICRFMVEEDVPVDDLVTHRFALDDAEEAFHVFDSATTGKCVFVLD; encoded by the coding sequence ATGCGCGGCGTGATGTTCAACGGCAACCGAGAGTGCGAGATACGTGAGTTCCCGGACCCCCATGCGGGACCCGGCCAGGCTGTGGTGAAGATCCGCGCCTCGGGCATGTGCGGCACCGATCTTCACCGGTACCGTGGTACCGTGGCCATCGACGCCATCACCGGCCACGAGCCTTGCGGCGTCATCGCGGAGTTGGGCGCCGGCGCCCCGGCCGGGCTGGCGGTGGGCGACCGGGTGGTGGTGCACCACTACGAGGGCTGCGGCATCTGCGAGATCTGCTCGATGGGATTCGAGCAGGCTTGTCCCCACGGCCACGTGACCTTCGGCGGCGTGGACGCCCACGGCGCCAACGCGGACTACATCCTGGTGCCGTCACGCTTGCTCATCCATCTCCCCGAGGAACTGTCCTTCGAGGCCGGCGCGGCCATCTCCTGCGGCACCGGCACGGCCTGGAACGGCCTCAAGAAGATCCACATCGCCGGCGGCGACGTGGTGTCGATCTTCGGCCAGGGGCCGGTGGGCCTGAGCGGGACCATGTGTGCGAAGTACATGGGGGCCAAGGTCATCGCCGTCGACGTGGTGCCGGAACGGCTGGAGCTGGCGCGCCGCTACGGCGCGGACCACGTCATCAACGCCAAGGACACCGACCCGGTGGAAGCCATCAAGGAGCTGACCGGCGGCCTGGGGTCCACGGCGGCGCTGGAGACCTCCGGCAACCCGGAATGCCGCAGCCAGATCCTCAAGGCCATGCGCACCTTCGGGCGCTGCTGCTACGTGGGCATGGGCGCGCCTTCCACCATCAACTTCCGCGACGACGTCATCTTCAAGGTGGCCACCATCATCGGCTCGTGGACCTTCAACAAGTCCGAGCTGATCGAGATCTGCCGCTTCATGGTGGAGGAGGACGTCCCGGTGGACGACCTGGTCACGCACCGCTTCGCCCTCGACGACGCCGAGGAAGCGTTCCACGTCTTCGACAGCGCCACCACCGGCAAATGCGTGTTCGTGCTGGATTGA
- a CDS encoding creatininase family protein, with amino-acid sequence MPIWQELSWPRIKECAEKGCVVIVPVGVIEQHGHHLPLDTDAFISQEIARAAARRDPEILVGPTVPFGFTPSNKNFPGSISLTAATWMALIREIVRSVHRHGFTRIALLNGHGGQVALSRSTVAALQDEEGIRVVVLNWFGLVDKDMGRLFPDEKMPGARVGHAGAVETSMNLHLREELCAQGSLVTHLGPQTPAFVSKVGGYVQTPREDLSPSGVMGDPNLASAKKGGELFDLCVERLCEFAREYREAE; translated from the coding sequence ATGCCCATTTGGCAAGAGCTGAGCTGGCCGCGGATCAAGGAATGCGCGGAGAAGGGGTGCGTGGTGATCGTCCCCGTCGGGGTGATCGAGCAGCACGGACATCACCTGCCGCTGGATACCGACGCGTTCATTTCGCAGGAGATCGCGCGGGCGGCCGCCCGGCGGGATCCGGAGATCCTGGTGGGGCCGACGGTGCCTTTCGGCTTCACGCCGAGCAACAAGAACTTTCCCGGCAGCATCAGCCTCACGGCGGCCACCTGGATGGCGCTGATCCGCGAGATCGTGCGCTCGGTGCACCGGCACGGCTTCACCCGCATCGCGCTGCTGAACGGCCACGGCGGTCAGGTGGCGCTGTCGCGGTCGACCGTGGCGGCGCTCCAGGACGAGGAGGGGATCCGCGTCGTGGTGCTGAACTGGTTCGGGTTGGTGGACAAGGACATGGGCCGGTTGTTCCCCGACGAGAAGATGCCCGGCGCCCGCGTGGGCCACGCCGGGGCGGTGGAAACCTCCATGAACCTGCACCTGCGCGAGGAACTGTGTGCGCAGGGCAGCCTGGTGACGCATCTCGGGCCGCAGACGCCGGCGTTCGTCAGCAAGGTGGGCGGCTACGTCCAGACGCCGCGCGAGGATCTGTCGCCGTCGGGCGTGATGGGCGACCCCAATCTCGCCAGCGCCAAAAAGGGCGGCGAACTGTTCGATCTGTGCGTTGAGCGCCTGTGCGAGTTCGCCCGGGAGTATCGGGAAGCGGAGTAG
- a CDS encoding CopG family antitoxin, whose product MKKKSTGESDQEGHWWVDEHRSARPVQYFSKEYLEQCKRMKPADILRFLDAYRRLYSPTVRKESRSISLRVPENLLEAFKAKASLHDVPYQTQIKRLMMDWVTGQSAGADAPMPESSRRRGTARKS is encoded by the coding sequence ATGAAGAAGAAAAGTACCGGCGAGTCCGACCAAGAGGGACATTGGTGGGTCGATGAACATCGGTCCGCGAGACCCGTTCAGTATTTCTCGAAGGAGTACCTGGAGCAGTGCAAGCGGATGAAGCCGGCGGACATCCTCCGGTTTCTGGACGCTTATCGGAGACTGTATTCGCCGACGGTCCGCAAGGAGAGTCGCTCCATCAGCTTGAGAGTGCCGGAGAACCTGCTGGAGGCGTTCAAGGCCAAGGCGAGCCTGCACGACGTACCCTATCAGACTCAGATCAAGCGTTTGATGATGGACTGGGTCACCGGCCAGTCCGCGGGAGCGGATGCTCCGATGCCGGAAAGCTCGCGCCGCCGGGGCACAGCAAGGAAGTCGTAA
- a CDS encoding cupin domain-containing protein: protein MDFVNLAEKADKEQRFTRLYGTDKFCTWMLHFKPGDHTDMHFHTEPESFLVVEGKAGVKDIHGGERIAEQGEVVFFDAKEYYQITNVGTGRLLLYGNRPEPFGGVHVTAK from the coding sequence ATGGATTTCGTGAATCTCGCGGAGAAGGCGGACAAGGAACAACGCTTCACGCGGCTCTACGGGACGGACAAGTTCTGCACCTGGATGCTCCACTTCAAGCCCGGTGACCACACGGACATGCACTTCCACACCGAGCCGGAGAGCTTTCTCGTGGTGGAGGGCAAGGCCGGCGTGAAAGACATCCACGGCGGCGAGCGCATCGCCGAGCAGGGCGAGGTGGTGTTCTTCGACGCCAAGGAATACTACCAGATCACCAACGTTGGCACGGGCCGCCTGCTCCTCTACGGCAACCGCCCCGAACCCTTCGGCGGCGTCCACGTCACCGCGAAATAG
- a CDS encoding alpha-ketoacid dehydrogenase subunit beta: MAREMTLGEALVEALAEAMEQDRRVVLIGGGLVSSGPAAERFRSVRERHGKRIKSPPIAELGYCGIAAGAAMAGLRPLVDIGTATFSYEAIPQINNEAAIAYSNSGGQTNAPVTYFMRYGIRGGGGVQHSGSPQPWYWNTPGLQVAMPATPADAKGLLRTALLKSQDPTIFMAHERLLGERGPVPDGEHDTDFGKATVAREGSDVTIVATGVQVPRAMAAAETLAKDNISAEVVDPRTLEPLDTDTLLASVRKTGRLVVTDESHDNCGVAANIAALMADLAFDSLRAPIKRVAIPHVPIPFAAPLEDHVTPTAERIVETTRAIIG; this comes from the coding sequence ATGGCGCGCGAGATGACCCTGGGAGAGGCTTTGGTCGAGGCATTGGCCGAAGCCATGGAGCAGGATCGCCGGGTGGTGCTCATCGGCGGCGGGCTGGTGAGCTCGGGGCCGGCGGCGGAGCGCTTCCGCTCGGTGCGCGAGCGGCACGGCAAACGCATCAAGTCCCCGCCCATCGCCGAGCTGGGCTACTGCGGCATCGCCGCGGGCGCGGCCATGGCCGGGTTGCGGCCGCTGGTGGACATCGGCACCGCGACCTTCTCGTACGAGGCGATCCCGCAGATCAACAACGAGGCGGCCATCGCCTACTCCAACTCCGGCGGCCAGACGAACGCTCCGGTCACCTATTTCATGCGCTACGGCATCCGCGGCGGCGGCGGCGTGCAACACTCGGGCAGCCCTCAGCCCTGGTACTGGAACACCCCGGGCCTGCAGGTGGCCATGCCCGCCACCCCGGCGGACGCCAAGGGTTTGCTGCGGACCGCGTTGCTGAAGAGCCAGGACCCCACCATCTTCATGGCCCACGAGCGGCTGCTGGGCGAGCGCGGCCCGGTGCCCGACGGCGAGCACGACACCGATTTCGGCAAGGCAACGGTGGCCCGGGAAGGCAGCGACGTCACCATCGTGGCCACGGGCGTGCAGGTGCCTCGGGCGATGGCGGCCGCCGAGACCCTGGCTAAGGACAACATCTCCGCCGAGGTGGTGGACCCGCGGACACTGGAGCCGCTGGACACCGACACCCTGTTGGCGTCGGTGCGGAAGACCGGCCGGCTGGTGGTCACCGACGAGAGCCACGACAACTGCGGCGTGGCCGCGAATATCGCCGCGCTGATGGCCGACCTGGCCTTCGACAGCCTGAGGGCCCCCATCAAGCGGGTCGCGATCCCCCACGTGCCCATCCCCTTCGCGGCGCCGCTGGAGGACCACGTGACGCCCACCGCCGAACGCATCGTGGAGACCACCCGGGCGATCATCGGGTGA